The genomic window TGTACTGAATCATGGGTATGCTGTCTAGAAAAGATTCTTCAGATCTCGGAAGAAAACTAGAGGAAGTGAATTTTGACACAGGGTTATTACTTCTATTGACATGCTGCCAGATTTGTACTAAGATACCTACTTAGCCCAACATTTGGAAGCGGGAGTCTTGCAAAGTTGGGACCATTTGAGAGAATGGTTGACGTGTACGGAGGTATACATAGTTCAAACTAGACACTTATAATACACATAATATTGTACTGTCACTTGTAGATGGCTGTATTTACATAGTCGATCTGCCTGGTCCGTGTCAGGGACACATGGGGCTTTTAGTCAAAACAGGTGCAATTGAGAAAAGTCATAAATCTTGTCTGTGCAATCTCGTGTAGAACACGAGTGGGCTCTATTGACTGGATTGGCAATTTATCTCAGAGAAAACTATCAGAGAATGGTGAACAAGGGCAAACCAGCGTGGAAAGAAAAGGTAATATTTTGCAGATAATTGCTCTAGTTTGAAAATTTACTTTCTACGTCAGCCACCAGCTGACTCATCACTTCTCATGTCAACCATTCAAATAATCGCTGAATATTCAAAAATGCCCCAAGCCACGTGAGAAATGACATCATTCATTAGAATGcatgctttaattaattttacaCCCAATAGTGTGTACACAGCGTTTGAGCCAGCTCTTCTGTCAGAGCTAGCAGATCAGTTTCTCACTGGGGCATATGCCAAGCTGCCAACTGGCTACTGGAAGTAcattgaagaagaacagCAAACTACTTTGTAAATATTTAACTCAAATAAAAGACACTTCATTGACAGTTTTACGGCAACGCTATTTTAGTGCCCAATAAATCAATCACATGACACCAAAATCGAATTAAACGCCTACGTCACAATGTAGGCGGCGTTTACTCTACACTCGAGGAGAGTAGGCGTGCCTTCACTAACCTGCACTAAAACATAGCCGCCTCCAGTCCTTTCCGCGTCTTGGCCCACATCGAAACCAACGCCCCAAATAAGAACATGGCAAAGCAAGCGCAAGGGGACAAACCGAAGCCCCTGCTCACCTACTACGGCGCGACGCCGGTCGATCAACGATGCTCGTCATCAATCGTCCCGTGGATCATCGCCGAAGTGCAGGCCGGCTCGCCCGACGCCAAGCAAGTGCGtcagacgatcgacgacgacgaagtcgaagcgcgcgacgcgaaaacgaacaTCGCCGTTCTTCACTTGAAGGCGAACACGATCATTCGACTTTGTCAGTCGTCCAACACCGCCGAAGCGTTCGCCTATCTCGTGAGAAACAGTCGTAACACGAGATTCCTTTGTCATGTCTTCGCTGcttcgtcggacgacgacgtaggGGTCGATATATCGCGCGCACACGTGCGCTCCTATCGAATtggtcgcgtttttttagGCGCTCGTCGCTTTGCGTGACGTCAAGCGCGCCATGCGCGTTGCCCACTCGGCTTCTGTCGagcgcgtgacgtcatcaggtgacgtcaaaatggaagaaacgtcgtttcgcgtcgattaCGTCGGAAAgcggcgcgtcgacggacCGCGCGGTTCGCagacgctcgtcgacgacgtcctctTGCAAATTCGTAAGACGAAGCGCAAGAAGTCGACggacgccggcgacggagtCTCCGCCGATTGCACCTTCACCGTCAACGCCAAATGGATCAAATTGACCGACTCGAAAACTCTAACGATTCACATGCAAAAGGTGATCAGCTCGGTCGCCTACTGCTCGCAGGGATTGTCGCATCGCGACTACGTCGGCGTTATATGCGAAGACGCCAAGGACGGTCATTTCAGTTGCTACGTTCTTCGTGCCGCACCTCCAAAATCGGTAATGACGCGTAGGACGATTGTGGTTGTCATGACGACTTTTCTTCGTAGCCCGATCCCATACTCGATGCCGTCAAAAACGCTTTTCGGACGAATTATGAAAATTTTGCTCGAGCGACGGTGTGCGATTCGTGTCCCATGCATCATCTCCACAATCTCTGCACGCAAATTGAAGGCAGGTGGAGAAAATAGTCTTATCTTTTTCTAATTGGGATTTCTTCTAGGTTTGTCTGTGGAGCGATCCCAATCCATCATTAATCGAGCCGTCGAGGCATTATCTGAAACCGCGTACGCTTGGGTGCAGGAAAAGTTCGAAGTAATGCGATGAAGCTGgcttcgtttctcttcaagtAAGGCGTCTTTttagaaattcaaaaacgccAGCGGTAAAAGACAGAACGTCGCTATGATGAGCTTACTTCGAGCTGTCTGCGAAAGACAGCAGCAGACTCACACACATCCGGCGAATGCTCAAGTGAGAGAACATTCGTTTTTGCCTTGGCATTTATGTTTTCCTTTAGGCTGCGAATGTGaacgtttctccttcaaCAGATGATCCTAATCGCCTGTCCATTCCACGACGTCTGACGAGAGTCACCCAGTCGTTAGTTGGCTCGTTCGAGAGCCTGCTACGAAAGGTAAACAGACTGATGaagaaatgacgacgagaggcTCAAACGAATTTTCTCAAAGGACAAAAGCAAGGCATCCCGATTTTCATCCTTTTCGTCTGACGCCAAAACTCGCAATTCAGTAAAACGATCATTCTTGTGTAGAGCTATAAGCAGCTAACGTGTCCAGGGGGAAGTAAAGGGAAAGGCCGTCAAGTCTCTAACTGTCCTCGCCAACGCGGACACCAAATCCAGATCGGTATCCTAACCGCATATCATTTTAATTGttctgattttttatttatttctgtCTCAGAGTAGCCCGACGTCTCGACGCTCCTCGACCCCCACTGTAAAGAGAGGTACGAAACGAATGTAGAAAGATCTTCATCAAAAGTACGACGCGCTTTCGCGTTATTAGGAGATAGCCCTACGTTGTTCTCCATCGGCGACAGCGATTCACCGAGATTGCGTACTAAAGTTCCCAATTTCATGTACATAATGAAAAAAGTGACGACTCCGCCGGCGAGGAGAAAATTGAGCGAAggaacgtcgccgacgtcgtctgtCCAATCGCTTCAGTCGCGAgaactgaaaagaaaaatctcgttCAGACAGGTTACTCGCAGTGAGGAGATatccttttgaagaaaattgacgtAGAATCTCCTAGTCAATTTATATGAAAGTCCAGACACCAAATAGACAAAAGGACGGGGTCGACGTCACTgacggaaagacgtcttCGACTAGCCTTCATCAACGGCGAGACAGCGACTTTGAAGTGagggaaaagaagacgagcgaAGACTATAGAAAGTTGTGGCAAAAGGCGATCAACGAACAGATCATGTTGCTGCGtatggaaaagttgaactcGACCCTCGAAGGTAAATAAGATGATGTGCGAGTCCAATTGGGAAATTCTTATCTCTTCCTTCGTAGCTGATATGGAATCAGCTGAAATGAAGCGTCACAAACTGAGCTACGAGGACTCGACGCCTGATATCGTTTCTCTTCACTATCAGTGGAACAACGTTTTAGCAACGCCCAAGCCGCAGACGCTCACTTTGGCCGAACTAAAAGCGGCCGTTCTAAACGGTCTGACATTGGAACATTATGTATGAtccttttttttgattgaagATCAATTCGCAGGCATTCCAAAGGAGCGACGCGGCGAAGTGTGGTCGCTCCTGATGGAGCGCCGGCGTAAGTCACTGCCAACCAATCGCTTTTCGAGCTTCAGCGCAGCGACGTCTCCGGACGCCACCGATAGTCCAGGCGTGCATTTTCACGATCTCAAAGAGAAACACACGCCATACCAGCAGCAAATCTTCATGGATCTCAGTACGCTAACTCTTTAGAAAGACAACTGTTGTTCAACGTTTTTCTTGTCTCAGGTCGAACGTTTCCTCATCAGCGGTATTTCTCGAAAGCCATGGGTCCCGGGCAGCAGGCAATGTATAGCATTTTGAAAGCGTACGCTGTATTGGATCCAGAAATGGGATACTGTCAGGGACTgtgcttcgtcgccgccgtctttaTTGTTCACGtaagacgagaacgaatgtccagttttttcttctactttTTCTCGATGCGCAGACTAAAAGCGAATCAGacgccttcaattttttgaagacgttCCTGATTGACTACGACTTCCGAAATCAGTATTTGCCCGATTTGGAGGGTCTCCAGGTAATCGATTCCTTGGGACAGcggaaagagaaacgtcacTGCTGCCACCGTTACTTAGGTACGCCTGTATCAGCTATCTCGACTCCTGCACGACCTACTGCCAGACGTCTATGAGCATCTTGACGTGCTTGACGTTCCGCCGTTCTTGTACGCAGTACCGTGGTTTATCACCGTCTTCGCGTCGCATTTCCCTCTCGGCTTCTCGTCGAGAGTAATGggtaagaaacaaagaatcTATCCATATATTTATCCAGTGATACATACCATTGCAGATTATGTTCTCCTCGAAGGAGAAGAGGCTCTATTCAAGGTATCCTTGAGTCCTTGACTGATGTTCTCGCGCCACAGGTTTCGATCTTCTGTTTTTCAGATTACCCTATCGTTGTTGCAGCACTTTGAAAGCACCGTCCTATCTTGCCGCGATTTCGAATCTACGACAGACTTTTTGAAGAACACGTTACCCCAATTGACGACGCACGTCACCAACGAAATCATTGCGAACGCCATGCGAACGGAGTTGGATACGAAGCTACAGATCTTCGAAGTCGAATACAACGTTCTGAAGGAGGCTATGTTCAATGAAAaaaccgacgaaaacgaacaaCTAAAACAGACTGTACAAGAAATGAAAGTGGAGATAGCAAGATTAAAGGAAAAACACGATGACCTTCTTCGGAAGTACGACGCGGAGAGAGACGGACGAAAGGCGGCCGAGGAAAAAGTAGCAAGGTAAGACTTTCGAATATAAAAAAAGTCTCaacttttttctcctttttagTCTCGAGAAAGAACTTGCAATGAAATTCAATCAAAAGAACAGTAACGGGGAGTTGATTGGGGATGCAAGGGTTTCAGAACCCAAATAACCTCTATTCTATATCGATTATTTGATGCTTATTTTTTCTCGCACTCTTAGTAGTCACGTAATAATTAGTCTAATTTTTTACTCGACTGCAGCATCTCTGTGTTGAATAAAGGATAACTGGAGGATGGATTGGAGCAATTGTAAGGCATCTTGTATGTACGTTGTACAATTGGAAGCCTGACGTAAATTATACAGCACTATTCCATACCTTACCCTCGTAAACGCCACTTACCTCGAGATAGAGACTGGGAACAAGacctttgacgtcatcggagGGATCCTCGAGCTAAAACGAAGTTTTTTCGAGTGGCGACACGTGCGTAATATGCATACCTTTGCAATAATTTCGTTCATTTTCTCGGCACACTGGCTGGACACTGATGACACCACCTGACAGGTGATCGCCGTTAttctgacgaagaaaaacaattggTCAGTCGTCGACTTTTGACTGTGAAACCTGCACCTGCTAAGCGCCTGTCCTCGGCCAAGGGGAGACTTCTCCGCGTCTTTTTCACACGGTAGGAGAATCAGTTCGGCTGACTTTCGCAAGAACTCGACGGTTTTGGAGGTGAGTTCAGCGAGGCATCGCATGCCAGACTTGTACAAAGACTAGACACAACATGTTGAAGATGAATACCTCACTAGGACTTTCTATTTACTTCAGGGGTTGATTCTGAGTCTTCCTCGCTGCCGAACGCTTCGATTTCACGTCTGATCTTCCCTTCAGCCTAACACAAAAAATAGATAGTATGATTATCGTTTTTATCGTGATAATGAACTCTAACTTCAATCAGTTTTCTTGCGTCATAGGGAATCTTCAGTGATTCAACGTGAGAACGAATTTCTTCGCCAAAATCGATCTTTTCAGCCGGTTTTTCAACTTTAGACGAACAAATCTCATTTTCAGACTTCACTTGCATCAGTGCCaaccttcttcttcctcttcaattTTACAAgcgtctttgattttctgaAGCTCGTCAAAAATGGTCTTGTCTTTTTCATCGTCAAGTGAGAGCAACTGCATCTGCAATTTCGCCGAGCTCTCCGTAGAGAGAAGCTCGAGCGCTTCAAGATGAACAAACcctaagaaaacgaaaacaccGTTGAGCTCAAGAAGACATAGATAGCTTATTATCGTTTTACCTTGGCAGTCATCAAACAAAGTGCTAAAATGAGCCAAAGGCACCACGTCCGGTTTCTCTGTTGCGCTGAGTTCCGCTTTAGCCTTCGCTTCACGCAACACCTTATCAAcgaaaaatacaaaataattGAAGACAATTGTTTGTCTTCTCAACCTGTGATAAGGCTGGTCCAGCCGTTCCCGTCAGTTCAGCGAGAGCAGCTCTTTTCTGCCTTAGCCCTATATAGGAAGACTGGTCTCTGCCTTATACACTCAAGTACTGACTCACCTGGATCTCCTTCCGAGATAACGTCCATGGTCTTTCTTCCCAACGCTTCCAAGGCGTCAATTCCCCCTGATACAAACTGTCCACTCTTGAGGAAATGACCTTCTCGTTTTCAACCCACGTCTActcattttcttttacctTTTCGGCCAAAGCTGATCCCAAGGCACCAACTCCgctgaaaattgaaaacagaccctcatctttatctttaTCACCGGCAGCTGCAGAGACATTCTcagttgtcgtcgtttctggaTTGTCTTGATGTTTTGGTTCATCTTTGACGGGCGTCGACGCTGGTGAAACTTCTTTTGCTGAATTTTCTTTAGCCAAACTTTCTGGCTGCGGCACGCCAAGACTTTCTTCCACAGTATGAATTGCCGATTGGATCCCGTGACCTATTCAATCAATTAAACTCTGTAGCCTACACTCTTATGCCTTTATCCACCCAAAGCTGAAGCAGAGTCAGCAACTGCTCCCACAGTGCTGCTCAACCAACTGCCCCAGCCACCCCAACCGGATTCCTAAAGTAGCGATTTATATGAGCGGATGATGTCGGTATTTCGCTTTACCTTCGGTTTTTCGTCCTTTACCAGGGATTTCAGTGCATGACGAAtatctttcgcttcgatttctttttcttgttggTCTTCAGTCGCTGAAtccgatttttcttcttctgctgtcTTCACGTCCGGTTTCTTCGTGACTTCGTCTTTGTCCGGTTCCTTCTCGACTTTGTCTTTGTCCGGTTCTTTTTCGATTGCGGCTTCGTTGGAATCACTCGCTTTCTCATCTTCAGTAACGGTCGATGCCTCTATTGCCGCCGCGTTGGCCTCGTCGCGCTCCTGCGATGgttcgttgtcgtcttctTGAGCGCTTTCAAATTCTTCCTCGCTCTCAGGATTGCTCATGGTCAGTATAAACGCGTTTGGACGTGTGGCAGCAGAGTCAGTATACGGGACTTTGCATTGGAGATAAATGGATCACCATACATTGAATGCGCGGTCCGCAGttgtctaaaaaatcaaaaaactCACTTGATTTCTCTTTAAAACTTGGTAATTTGGTGCTACATCTTCCTGCCGACACAGTTAGTATACGGGAACCTCGCATTGAGTGAATTTAGCCAGGGATGTAGCTGTCTGCAAAACTAAAGAATTTATAAACAAAACATAACTTGATTTCTGACGTAGCTCGGTGTTAATTCTTTCCCAGGATTTGCAAGGGCCAGTTCCCAATTGCGAAATTACACGGCAGTAAATTCATGCCGTGATCCGTGCATAAAGAATCTAAACCTTTACCATTCAGAGCCGGCTCTAAATAGTGCACTGCAAGCGATCAATGTGGGTTTTCCGCGGTGTATCAACTCAAGTCGCTGCGTTAATTGCACGTAATTACGTTTGATTGAAATGAATGCTCTCACGTGAATCCATTGGAGATCTTTCTTCGTTACAGCGTTTGCACCATGAAAATAGAAGCGGCTCTTACGCTGTCCATTGCTTGGGCGGCAATGTTAACAATTGACATCACCCTATACAGCGTGCATTCCATACCgaaagaaacgtcgactCTATTCAACACTTCTAACTCGGCGCTGTGGGGATTCTTCATTACACTTTTCTCAGTACCTTTTGGATTCGTAACCTTGATTACAAGCGCGTGCGTCAGATGCTATCACGAAGTAATTCCatctcattttttcttttttctaatgacggcgtcgtcgtttattGGCGGAACAGCGTTTGTCCTTAGCTGCATCAACCTTACCGAAGACTACCCATTGCCTGTACTTGCAAGCGCAGCCAGCATTGCCTATTGCGGCACAATTGTGCACATTGCGATCTGGGTTATGTCGGCTAGAGATGATCAAATGTGCGCAGCTAATTGCTGTTATTGGGGTTGCTATAGAATCAACCGTGAGGACAGACGTAAAGGCTATTATAATAAAATTAGAATTGCTTTCTGTCTTCTTGACATATGTGCATTGTCGCTGCTGCTGATAGGAATCGCAGGAGCTGTTTATTCTGCATTCAACGAATTTAGCAAATCTGACACCGTGAAACTCAGTGGACCGTGCCGTGAATACACCACAGCTGCTGTTGCCTCTGCTTCTAAGACGTGTTCAGAAGTGGGGAAAAACGTGATGAAGGACGGAGGGAACGCTGCTGATGCTGCTGTCGCTGTTTCATTCTGCCTTGGAGTTGTTGAGTTTCAATCGTCTGGACTTGGTGGCGGTGGCTTTCTTTTACATTATGacaaaagcaaaagatcCACGACTTCTATAGACTTCAGAAGTACGGCTCCGGAATCTGCTCGTAGCAAAACTCTTGATAATAAAAGACTAAAAGATCATCCGGAACTATTCATTGCTGTGCCAGGAGAGTTGAAGGGATTGCTCATGTTGTGGGAAGGACATGGAATAAAACCGTGGAAAGACTTGATTACTCCGTCCATTAGGTTGGCACGCGACGGTTTCACTGTAAGCAAAGATTTAGCCAACGctgcctcttcttttttcaatcATTCTAAAAACACTGACaaattttctcctcttcttaACCTAATTACTGACCTCGATGGAAATCCGATACTAGAAAGCACTACACTACAACGCCCCGCCCTTGCTGCGACGCTAGAAGAAATTTCGCTAAAAAAAGATGTTCTTTATCAAGACGAATTTACTAAACAAGCGATTGAAGACCTTCCTGTTGGACGTCTTCTTACAGAGAACGACTTCCAAGATTACGAAGTTCACGAAGAAAGTGCGGTTCCGACTACTTCTTTTTCAGGTAAAACAATGCACGGAGCACCTCTTCCGGCAAGCGGAGTCGTTCAACAGTTACTTGAAAATGTTATAAAAGAATACGAGATGAATGAAAATGACAGAAACAGTGCTCTTGCTTACCATCGCCTCGTTGAAAGCTTCAAGTTTGGCTTTGCCAGACGAAACGTTTTAGGCGATCCAAATCACGACCCTAATAAGAATGACCCAACAAAATCCCTTCACTACCTTTATACAGAATTTCAGGAGGAAAACTACGCCAACCAACTCCAAGGAAGAATAGATGACACTAAAACCTTTAATGATTTAGATCACTACACGTTTGATCTTCCAATTGTTACTGACTACAGTGAAGTAGACAAAGATGATCATATTACGTCAACAACTCACATTGCCGTCATCGATCAAGATGGAAATGCTGTCTCACTGACAACATCTGTTGGATACTCGTTTGGAAGTGGACTTCTGTCAGAGTCAACAGGCATACTTCTAAATTCCGACATGATAGGATTCAGTTTTGAAAAATCTGAAGAGTATTATGATCTTCCTAATAATCCAAACAACCGGATTGAAGCTGGAAAACGACCGTTGTCGTCGATGTGTCCTACAATAGTTTTGAATAACAATGATAACAGGGCATCTCTAGTTGTTGGTGGTGCCGGCGGCTCTCGAATAATAACAGCCGTGTCTCTAGCAATAATTCGCCACTTCTTTTTCGGCGAGGAGGTATGCGAGTCTGTGAATGACGAAAGAATTCATCACCAATTGAGACCAAACACGGTTTTCGTGGAGCCGGGATTCAGTGAAGAGATCATATCAGAACTTAAGAAAAAAGGACACGAAGTTGACGTGAAAAAATTGGGCACTGAAGAGAAGCCAACTGCAGTTCATGCCGTGGGTCGGAGTTCAAGCGGCGGACTATTGGCAGCGTGCGATAAAAGGATCTCTGGAGAACCTGCAGGATGGTAGGGTTTGTATCAGTACTGTACTACCAAATTTTATCCCGGCTTGTCtcactaaataaaaaaatgcaACTCACGAGGGCAGGGCTACGGATTTCCTTACCAAAATCAATCTTTTTCAGCCGGTTTTCGACTTTATACAAGTAATCTCATTTTTAGATTGCAGTTTCTCGTCCTTCGCCGATGATTTCAGTGCATGAAGAAAGTCTTTCGCTTCAATTTCGTTGAGTacctcgatttttttcgtctcgcTTTCTCGTCCTCACGACGCCTCTATCGCCGCCGCGTTGGCCTCGTCGCGCGCCTGCAACggttcatcgtcgtctttttgagcgctttcgaattcttcttcgctttctggATTGCTCATGGTCGGTGAAAACGCCTCAGGACGGGGTTGAGTATACGGGAACCTTGTATTGAGGTTCAATTGAAATTAGTGAAAATCTTCATGGTCACACATTGGTACAGATGTctgcaaaaataaataaattcacAAACACAAATACAAAACTTGATTTCTAATGAATTTTAAAACGTTGGCAGTTTGGTCCTTGGGGCTTCAAGCAGTTTCACCACCTCTGTACGACTATACTTCCTTGCAATGTCAATAGCCATGCCATCTCGTGATTTTATATGCGGATCGGCGCCGTTTAGCAAGAGCAACTTTGCGCATTCCTTTTTGCCGAACAATGCAGCGTTATCAAGAGATGTCCAGCCCAGTTTGTCAACTCTGTTGACAGGAATAGAGTATTCAGGACTCTCAAGTAAATAGCGCAATAGGATCGGGTTCTCAAATCGAGCTGTTCGGTGAACCGAAGAAGTGACGTAGATAGGGACATTTGGATCAgcacctttttcttcgagcAGAAACCTACAGAATTTCACGCTTTCTGGATCGGCATTCCTTGAAAACTTCCACAACCAAAAATCATTCAAGAAATTTAGATCTGCCTTCAGCATTCCGGtgtctttctccttttcttcaagtAGTCGGAGAGTAGCTAGTGTTTCGTCGCAAGAATTACTGAACAGTCTTAACCTACATGTATAACAAATAAAAATGCACATTGGATATTTTCAATAAAACATATACCTTGCTTTATTTTGATCCCTGAACAGTTCCTGTACGAGTGCATTTATCTCTGCGTATGGCGTGGCTTTTTTCTCATTAGCTCCATGATCGTGTAGAGTATTAGCACATCGAGCAGAACATTGAGCAGCTTCTGCATTTGACCTATTGTCAGAAGCGTAACACCAGAAAAACGGACTTAGGCTATTGTCGTCTCCGTAATTCAAATCAAATCCGTGTTCGTGAAATAGAGGAATTAAATGCGAATGGTCCCAGTGAACCATCATGTGAATGCACGTGACGCCTGCCATTTTCCCCTGATCTAGAGTTTTGCTTGATTCCTTTTCTAATACTTCAGTGCATAGTGTATCCATGCCGTGACGACAGAACCACCAGAGAAACTCCTTCATCCAGTGTTGTTTCTCCTCAGCTGCGTAAGACTTCACCACGTTGTCCAGTGATTTTAGAAAGACAAAGTCTTCCTTGGTATGCCTTGATAGAAAGGACTGAAAGGAGCCAagatttattttattaggcATACCGACGCACAAAGCGTTCACTTCCTTTGCCAATTTCAGGATTTGTGCTTGGCtgtgaaaaagaaacgggTATATAAGAAATAGAGACTTCAATTAAACATCTGCATGCACATAAATAACATTGGTTGTCGCTGCTAACCGTGTCTCTCGAAGATGAGTCCAAAGGCGCGGATGGCCCTTCTAAAAGAAAGTGTAAGTTGATATCCCGTCATTCACATTGTTCCCCATTCGCTCACCTAGCGCTTTGGCAACGTGTTCCTGTCCTTCGGTCTCTTTCAGAATCGCCACAAGTCGATCGTAAGAATCCATTCCCTTTCGCGGCAAAATATTTCTGAGTAGCTTGCGAGATCTattttctctcgacgacatcgagaAAAGATCGTCATATTCCTCATTGGTGACAAGTTTGCCCCCATAGAGACGATCGAGGAAGGTGTCGTGGGGATCGAGAACTTGAACGAGATCACTGAATAGGGGTCGAACATTCGATTCCCATCGTTCGTCAATCAGTCGTTCAGACATATTTTGAGAGGGgagaagatcgacgacgacggcggcgctgTGCGCCGAAAAATGGGGGAGGCCCGggaaacaaaaaattatgCGAGGTAAACACGGTTCGGGGAAAAATCCCCACAGAAGTCCCTGGCAACGAAAACAAGTGAAATCGCTTTGGGATTTCATTGATTTTGGGTTTGGGAGTAGAATGCACAATTTTTGACGTTCGGGGTTAGCAAAATTAGGCGATAGAacagaagaaatgaagagagAACGACAATGAGACGAGGATTGTCGCACGCGACGAATTGCAATTGAGGAACTTAATCGATGACGAATGCGGAGGTGTGTCGCTCTTGTGCGACGCGCTTTCTTGTTGTAGCTTTTCGCTCGCTGTTGACGTCGCGAATATACGTACATCTATATATGCTACCATCAGGGGGTGACCCTGAGTCTTCCTGGCTGCCAAACGCCTCTCAATTTCACGTAGTATGATTATGTCTGACTTCAGTCAGTTTTCCTGCGTCAGCAATTCAACGTTAGAACGAATTTCTTCACCAAAATCACTATTTTTAGCCGGTTTTTCAACTTTATACAAACAAATGTCATTTTTAGATTTCAATTGCATCGGTACCAACcgtcctctttctcctcgatTTTACAAgcttctttgcttttctgAAGCTCGTCAAAAACGACCTCGTTCTCGAGCGAGAGCAATTTCATCTGCAATTTCGCTGAACTTGAAGCTTGAGCGCTTCAAGATAAAGAAACCCTAAGCAAATGGTTGAGCTCAAGACACAATGTAATATGTTTCACCTTCGCTTCACGCAAAATCTTCTCAacacaaaaaacaaaattgaaaacaAATTATTTCTCTCATCAACCTGCGATAAGGCTGGTTCAGACGTTCCCATCAGTTCAGCAAGAGAAGACTGGTCTGACTTACTCACCTAGATCTCCTTCCGAGATAACGTCCATGGTCTTTTTCCTAACGCTTCCAACTTCCAAGGCGTCGATTCCCCCTGATACAAACTGTCCGCTCTTGAGGAAACGAgtttctcgtttttcaaCCCACGTCtactcattttctttttaccttTTCTGCCAAAGCCGACCCAAGGCACCGACTCCgctgaaaattgaaaacagACCCTCGTCTTTATCTTTATCACCGGCAGCTGAAGGGACATTctcagtcgtcgtcgtttctggaTTGTCTTGATGTCTTGGTTCATCTTCGACAGGCGTTGACGCTGGTGAAACTTCTTTTGCTGCATTTTCTTTGGCTAAATTTTCTGGCTGCGGCACGCCGAGACTTTCTTCCACAGTATGAATTGCCGATTGGATCCCGTGACctatttaatcaattaaattctGTAGCCTACTCCTTTATTATCTACCTAAAGCTGAAGCAGAGTCAGCAACTGCTCCCACAGTGCTGCTCTCAACCAGCTACCCCAACCGGATTCCTAAAGTAGTGGTTTATAT from Oscarella lobularis chromosome 1, ooOscLobu1.1, whole genome shotgun sequence includes these protein-coding regions:
- the LOC136197220 gene encoding uncharacterized protein; the protein is MYVYSRRQQRAKSYNKKARRTRATHLRIRHRLSSSIAIRRVRQSSSHCRSLFISSVLSPNFANPERQKLCILLPNPKSMKSQSDFTCFRCQGLLWGFFPEPCLPRIIFCFPGLPHFSAHSAAVVVDLLPSQNMSERLIDERWESNVRPLFSDLVQVLDPHDTFLDRLYGGKLVTNEEYDDLFSMSSRENRSRKLLRNILPRKGMDSYDRLVAILKETEGQEHVAKALEGPSAPLDSSSRDTPSTNPEIGKGSERFVRRHTKEDFVFLKSLDNVVKSYAAEEKQHWMKEFLWWFCRHGMDTLCTEVLEKESSKTLDQGKMAGVTCIHMMVHWDHSHLIPLFHEHGFDLNYGDDNSLSPFFWCYASDNRSNAEAAQCSARCANTLHDHGANEKKATPYAEINALVQELFRDQNKARLRLFSNSCDETLATLRLLEEKEKDTGMLKADLNFLNDFWLWKFSRNADPESVKFCRFLLEEKGADPNVPIYVTSSVHRTARFENPILLRYLLESPEYSIPVNRVDKLGWTSLDNAALFGKKECAKLLLLNGADPHIKSRDGMAIDIARKYSRTEVVKLLEAPRTKLPTF
- the LOC136186999 gene encoding glutathione hydrolase 1 proenzyme-like; its protein translation is MKIEAALTLSIAWAAMLTIDITLYSVHSIPKETSTLFNTSNSALWGFFITLFSVPFGFVTLITSACVRCYHEVIPSHFFFFLMTASSFIGGTAFVLSCINLTEDYPLPVLASAASIAYCGTIVHIAIWVMSARDDQMCAANCCYWGCYRINREDRRKGYYNKIRIAFCLLDICALSLLLIGIAGAVYSAFNEFSKSDTVKLSGPCREYTTAAVASASKTCSEVGKNVMKDGGNAADAAVAVSFCLGVVEFQSSGLGGGGFLLHYDKSKRSTTSIDFRSTAPESARSKTLDNKRLKDHPELFIAVPGELKGLLMLWEGHGIKPWKDLITPSIRLARDGFTVSKDLANAASSFFNHSKNTDKFSPLLNLITDLDGNPILESTTLQRPALAATLEEISLKKDVLYQDEFTKQAIEDLPVGRLLTENDFQDYEVHEESAVPTTSFSGKTMHGAPLPASGVVQQLLENVIKEYEMNENDRNSALAYHRLVESFKFGFARRNVLGDPNHDPNKNDPTKSLHYLYTEFQEENYANQLQGRIDDTKTFNDLDHYTFDLPIVTDYSEVDKDDHITSTTHIAVIDQDGNAVSLTTSVGYSFGSGLLSESTGILLNSDMIGFSFEKSEEYYDLPNNPNNRIEAGKRPLSSMCPTIVLNNNDNRASLVVGGAGGSRIITAVSLAIIRHFFFGEEVCESVNDERIHHQLRPNTVFVEPGFSEEIISELKKKGHEVDVKKLGTEEKPTAVHAVGRSSSGGLLAACDKRISGEPAGW